aaaaatgttatttcattTTGCTGAAACTACATGCACAATTTAATCTGCACGCTGTtgattttgtgttttgttttaagtgttcaggtttttgcatttttaaaaattaattaaggcTTGTTATATCTAAGATAAGGTGCTGTTCTTGGAATGCAGGTTGCATTTATCAACAATACAATTCAGTGGGTCGACTACAGCATTTGGACTACATTATTTACTGAATTGCTTTTGtttcaacgggaaaaaacgggCAGAAATGCAGGACGCAAGCGAAATTCGACCTGCTTATGTTGTCATGCAGCTAGAGGAGATCTTTAGTTAGGCAAATACTTACAGGTTTAAAACaaatagtgaaaaaaaaaggcagtttTTATAAGTAGATAGACAAATACACGAGTATGAACATTGTACTCAATGTATTTACTTATTAGAAAGTTCTACTTAGTGTTACCTTTGTTTAGATTTTAATCAGGAAAACAGGCAACTGCTCACTGCGTGCATCACCTGAGCTGTTACGTTTACCAAAGCCACAGATTATTGTACCTTTCTCACACACGTTAGAACTGCGGCTACAGCGAAAGCCAGGAGGAAGAATGGTAGAGTACAGTAGATTTATTTAGATTAAGCTGTCGTGTGTCGTTTACTGATAGTGGAGATAAACTAGTAGTTTACGATAGCTTAGCATTCACCTGTCGTGAATAATAGTAACATTTGGCATGGAAGGGGTTTTGAGGAAGCGATTCTGTGTTCTGTGAGATCAGTAGCCAGGTGTATTTTCCTGGTAACTCTCACCGTGATACACTTGATCTAGGAGACCAGGGGCACGTTtcccgaaagtcccgaaactttacgggccattttcgggtgtcacaattccctttgtatctcaagaacggagaagatttaagtcgtcaaacttcacagtgagtttgctttttgttactttgtaaacatgttaaaagatcggccttccaaaatgagcggttggcagtttctcaaatggcttttcgggcccggatATTTTTCGGGACtattgagaaacgggccccagttgttcaaaaggtggataacgctatccgccggataacaACTGGGGCCGGTTGTGTGGAGAAAGCATTGAAGAAATTTGACTTTCTCTAGGATAAATAACCTCACTCACCCAGGATATTCCTTGCATTACTAGGAAGTGACGCATACGTTGACGTATAGCTTAGATAGAGAAGATAACTCTTTTTGACGATATGTCGGTAAAAATTTTGTTGGATTGGCATATTCCGCAAGGAACAAAACCCCTGTAGGTGTGGAAATGTTGTGATGTGACGTTTTCTCGCACCTCAGGTACGCTGCAAACCTCTACCAATCCCCGCACTAGAGCCGGACTCCAGAGCACCAATCTTCGGCGTTTATGACGCAACTGATGAAAAGCTGGTTGAGCGAAAGATGCGCGCTCATCAGTTGTATCAGGAGCAACTTGAAATGGTGGCTCAGAGAAAGAGGGAAGCTATACTAAGGGATTTAAGAAGTCAAAAAGAGGAGTCCAATATGCTGGAAAGAACACGCAGAGAGTAAGATACTTTTCCTTGTTGTTCTGTCAAATTACTTTATCATCCAAACAACTCTTAGAGTGTATTTTCACCGTAAAGTGTAATATTATGAAGGATACGAAACGACGGACTAAACGAAaaaaagacactttactctccaCTCGCCCCGGTGATGTCATCACTGGAAAAGGCCTTTGTGTCTCATTTAATTGCCAATTTTGTTAATTGTGTGTTATGTGTGCGATTTGTTCAAAGTAAAATGCGCAATAGAAAAGGGCAAAATGTGTTTTCATTGGCAGAGAGATTATAACGTTTAGACGTTTTGCGGTCACTTTGCACTGTAGAACTGTCGCTAGTACTTAACCAGCTTTTCCCTTTTTGAAGTATACATTTGCTAATAATCACATGTTCCATTTTTATTCCGCAGTATTATTCTGGACCGCGCCCTGCGTCATCAAGAGCGTGTGAACGCTCGTCGTTCTCTTGAGGAATCTTGGGCTTCCAATGTAGCTCGTAAAAGAGACCTTGATCAAGATGAACGGCAGCGAGCTCAGAGTCCAGGAATGTTAATTCATGAACAATGTGATAAATACCACCGATGTAAACAGTGCGGCAGACGCCCACAGAACTGTGGTGAATCGAATGTGTGGAGCGAATCTCGGTACATCCCTGGCTCAAGGCTGATTGTTTAAAACGCCATCTCCTTTTTCATAAATTTCTGGAATTAATTTGGGAACGATTTACGGAAAACTACCAAGTAATGGTAACCTTATCCCTTCAGGAAAAGCGTGGAATCTTATTTATTGAAGAATCTGTATTTGTATTATGGTGTCAATGCAAATGAGGGGAGATACATAACTCACTTCTTCTTAACAGATAGATAGAGTGATCAAGATGAGTGAGCAACCGTGAAGCTCATTTGACATGGAACATTTCATCTTTATGACCTATTATCGTTTCTATATTTCGTCTTTTAAATCGCGACATTTTCCTTTATGACATCCTTATAATTATAGCTCAGTTTCTGTTAAAGATTTGCTTGGTAAGAACTTCAGTTGGTGAGGCCTGGCTTCGTTTGTAGATGTTGTTTAGAGTGAAATATTTGCACATCTGAGTGATCTGAAATGTAGCGCACCGATCTCAGAGGAATTTTGTTGTCGAAATGGTTGTAATGCAACCTGGCTCGGATAATCACCGTTAAAGTCTTTACCGAAATCTTACGAGCATGCATGGAAGAAATAACGATTGTCATCTTTTTACTCTTTGGGATAATTGTACATACGGATCTGTAAAAAAGTTGTTCTGTACCGAGTAACATTGTTGGTTTTGTAGTAAAAACTTCGACAACCGCGGAAgctgaattttctttaaaacgaaAGAGAAAATTGTGataaacaacatcgtcgctctttggaggttgggtgcccgaaacatcctggagctttCACTATTGGCAgtcagctccaagatggagactgcaccgatggctggcaaaacctgacaacccagccatgagcccccacgcccccgagaagaatgggcacccgtcacattgatacacagtggaaagcagagggtggggagggagggaacaaaacccgctaaacgctccacacacaatgctcctacttcccgccacactgataaataagcgatacagcccaaagcacgaggtattccacgcatgcgcaagtatactaaaaccactgaccaattggctgcagtcgctcctagttgtttacttggttaaacttcgtttaacctcattGAAAACATTACGTATTGATCACTCTTTCTTTATAAGCCACTTATCATGATTGAGAACGCGGTTTTGTAGTAAAAACTTAGACAACCGCGGAAGCTAAATTTTCTGTAAAACGAAAGAGAAAATTGTGATGAAAACATTACGTATTGATCAATCTTTCTTTATAAGCCACTTATCATGATTGAGAACGCGGTCTGAAAaaatagcctgtgtacagccgcccactctccgattttttttttcggggagCAGGCGGCTCCTGTTagtgaatgaacattcaagtagacccgacgagctctaacctcgcctctgccatgttgtcccagtcctccaaattacttCACCAGATCACCTGCATGTCCATggggacatatattgtaccgtaTTCATTAAACGTGCCTGGTTTGCTGGGTGTGCTCAGTCttgcgggctcagaaaacctggttgagGTCATTGTTTGAGGTTTTTCGCACGAAACGCGTCAGGTTCAATCAAACAATGAGGAACAAACACGATGCTGGTGTTTGACAGGACTCTTTGGCTCCTTGCCCAAGTGTCGGTTCCCTTTAAGAGGTTTCTAAAACCCATTGTATAACAAATTCTGGGAGTCAAGCTAATCTCCGCGAAATGATAGTAATTACCAAGATGAGATCtaacgaaaacaaaatcaaaacgtATCATCAGCAGCAGCTAGCAGATTTTCATGTAAACAGTCGATTTCTGCACGGAAACAGTTTTAGCAAACAGTCTCTAGCGCCATAGTACTCCAAATGAAGGATCTCCGTTCTAGAATTATTTACATTCTAATTGCCGGCCCTCAACATCCCTCTCTAACATTTCCTTTTGTTAAGAATAATCTGTTGTTGACAACTTCCGATTACAATTAACCACTGGCTGAAAGGTTAGGAATCGATCCAGCTTAATTAGTGGAAATAAGTCTTTCCGCCAGCTTCAGCGAAATGTTTACAAAAACTggcattttgaaaataaagatgAAAGTCAGGGTTTCTTACAGAAAATTCTGAAGCAGTTAAATGAAACGAGAACCGTGGGAACTTTAACCTAGAAGAGATTGGTATCTATCCGTCTCTGCTAAAACAAAATATTGGTATAAATAAAGATACATCGCGGATAGTTAGTTGATTGTTATCACAGACAAGCACGCAGCAAGGGAAGAACACCTTGTCAGAAATGGATGGTGTTAGGAAGCGAAAAAACCAACGCGAGAGGAACAGGGCAAAAGCTCTGAGGATTAATTTCATGGAGCTGAGAAGACGTCTCCCTTTTCCCGAAgaacaagcaaaaacaagagCACAAATTTTAATAAGTGCGGCCGAATATGTTGATGCACTTGAACGAAGAATTTGTCAGATGCAAGACTCTCAACTCGGTGAAGGTGGAAATATCGAAGAGGAAGTCCGTATGAGCCTTCCAGGCTGCAGATTTTCCACCGTAAgtttattgccttttttgtgTACTTTAAAATCTGTTCCAGTCACAGCCAAGAACATCATCGCTAAACAGTCCTTTGTGTTTTCCCAACATTTTAGCCGCACCCTGAAATACTTTAACGAATGCACCCCTAAATGCATAATTTCTTGTACAGAAATTTCCAAAACTCTTGCTGTAGTACATTCTGAATTTTAAGGAAAGAATATGTTTTCGCTTAAAAAAACctttatctctctctctctcatttAAACATAGTATAGTGTGATAGTACATCGAAGAAAACAAATGTTACTCAGTCCAAAACGTAGTCATTCATTGCTAAAAATGTGACGCATTTGATCGAGACGTTTTTCTCTTGCAACTATCTCAAACTATATAAAAAGGCCGATGTCGTAACAAGTTTGACTCAAATAACTCTAAATATGCACTTTCCATGATTGCTTATTACGAAAATAGGAAGAAAAGTCTCAAGATACTTTCGAAATATGTTCGGGCAAGTATGAGCAAAGGTAACCCCTCAAGAGGTCCTGTCAGCTACTGTAGCTTGATTAACTGCTAATAAGACAATCGTTTAAAAACAAATGACTTTCCCTTGGGGATTGACAATCAATACGTTTATTATCAGCATTATCAGCATTGGCAGTTTCAATTATCAGCTATTTCTTTCACTCTGTTCACTCCGGGAAAAAATTCCCGGATTCTTAAACTAATACAGGGATTTGCAACAATGGTATGAATATCTTCATAAAGTTTGCGCAGCGAGCGTATGTTTTCAATAGGCTATAGAAACGGCTGGGGACGAGGTTTTCGTATCCGAGTTCAAAGCCCCATGCACCTAAACGTTTAAATTTCGGCAAAAACAAGTGTTGGAACATGTAACATGCATGTTAGGGAAACGGGGTTACCCCACTTCTCTGAGCACCCAATTTTTACCAATGTGGCCATGGTTCTATCACCGGACTCCACTGAACCCGACCTACTAACACGGGCCTACGATTATCGGGCATCTTTTCTGGCATCTTTTCTGGCTGCGCCAGCATGTATCTTGTTGGGCGTCTGGGATGTCTGCTATGGCTCCTCGACAGGATTTCCCCCGATACCTTAGAAAGCGAATGGTTGTTTTTTGAACGCGTTCTTCACTCACTTGTCTGGAGCTCTGAGGCAATGTTAGGACTAACCAACTTGCCTCATATCATTATAAATATGTCATCACTTGACATTTCAGCCATTGCATTTTGCACTGAGGACATTTGTTATATGAGCCCAGTTTAATGGCCAAACTAAACTGCTACGAATCTCCAGTAGCTCACTTGTTGCGCGTCGAAAATAGTGATCAGAAGGTCATCATAAGTTCAACTCCTCTTTGGAGCACATGAATTTCTTCGAATTATGTCCTTGCCAAAACAGGAAAAATTTATCATGAGAACTTAAGCACTTGTAAAGAAGATAGCACTCTAGTGATCTCTAGTGTACACCGCAGTCGCACGGTCATGGCTTCGAGTCCAgtttaatgtttttttctagCTTCTTTGCAACGATATAAGTTGCTTTCCTAGCCGGGATCATGACTATCACTTCCATTCGAAATAGGGAAACCTCCATTCCGACTAATTAATGATTAACTTGAACCCGCGAACAAAATAATGCTTGCAATCAAACTAGGTCgacaaatttcttcaaaaaagtgTTCATATCGAAAAAAATGACTTTTAGAGGGCGTTTTTCCATTTACCAGAAAATCTCGGAACTTTGGGTGGAGATTTCATCGGGTGAAAAAGGGCGAGTACGATTTTGCGCGCCAAAATTCAAAatatggccgtgaatagcctggaactgGTGAGACCTTTGAAAACCTataaatgaaaatatatttccaCTGGAAAGGGACTACCGTTTCCAGACGTCCCGCTGCTCTCggaattttccagtggaacgaaccaaaaagtCGTGTTCTAGTTACAAAAGAATCGTAATTTCTGGAATTTCTTTTGCAAATAGTAAACAACCTGAATAACTTATTTttccgggcgccgccatcttgaatacaGTTATGACGTGTCATGATTTTGCTCTTATTGTTTTCACTCatagagcttttgttttgaaacaataggcACGTCTAAGGCActtcacaattattcaaaaagTTTGAACTATTAATGTTGTAAACTTTATGTTCTGTGGTTGAAGAGATTTTCTTGTTtcagtggaggttccctttcaCTGATGATAtgactagtagtaatctcggattattgaagtgcg
Above is a window of Montipora capricornis isolate CH-2021 chromosome 6, ASM3666992v2, whole genome shotgun sequence DNA encoding:
- the LOC138053013 gene encoding achaete-scute homolog 2-like; this translates as MDGVRKRKNQRERNRAKALRINFMELRRRLPFPEEQAKTRAQILISAAEYVDALERRICQMQDSQLGEGGNIEEEVRMSLPGCRFSTGQLGSSYFYPSPERKPFPPLCWEFANEFHKTEMQRDLMSPTSVSPSFTPTYPDVSIWCNCCDPSKREGK